CGGCGAATAATCTTACTAAAAATGGTTTCTTCAGCCATATAAACACTCCCTAAAAAAATAGCTATTAATTTTAAATTTTTATTCTGTTAAGAATAGCATACTTTAATGACAAAAATGTATAGATATCGTTACATTTTTATATTTACGCTTCATATTTTGATAAAAAAAGTTGAGGAACGGGTTTTTTGAGGGAGCTAGTAGCCGTTTTTTTGATGATTAAGACTATATTTTGCTCGTAAATAGCCAAATCGTATTTTTATAACTTATTCATTTGTTAAAGAGATTAATTTGATATATAATGCGCCGTCGATTTCAACCGCTTAATTTTCATGTTCCTTGCTTTCAATGGGTTGCGGTTGCCCCGACAGAAAGCTGATTAATCCGTAGGGAGCGATAATGCGTCATTACGAAATTGTATTTATGGTTCACCCAGATCAAAGTGAACAAGTACCTGGTATGATTGAACGTTATACTGGTACATTAACCACTGATGGTGGAAAAATCCATCGTTTAGAAGATTGGGGTCGTCGCCAATTAGCCTATCCTATCGAAAAACTGCATAAAGCACACTATGTGTTAATGAATGTAGAAGCTACTCAAGAAGCAGTCAATGAACTTGAAGATAACTTCCGTTTCAATGATGCAGTAATTCGCAGTTTAATTATGCGCACAAAACACGCTGTAACTGAAACATCACCTATGCTAAAAGCTAAAGATGAACGTCGTAGTTCAGAAGAAGATTATAGCGATGTAAACATGGACGATGATTCAGAAGAATAATCGTTTAGTTTTGTCGGGCTTGGTTACCAAAACCCCGATAAAAAAAATGAGTCCCAGTGGGATTTTACACTGCCAGTTTTATTTAGAACACGTTTCTGAACAAATCGAAGCAGGATTCCCAAGACAAGCATGGTGCACAATGCCAGTTATTGTCAGTGGACAACAAGAGTTAAGTTACAGTATTAAAAAAGGCAGCAAAGTATTAGTAAGTGGCTTTATCAGCACACATACTAAACGAGATAAAACCAGTCAATTAGTTTTACATGCTGACCAAATTAAACTATTAGGAGAATAGCCAAATGGCACGTTATTTCCGTCGTCGCAAATTCTGCCGTTTTACAGCAGAAGGCGTTAAAGAAATTGATTATAAAGATGTTTCTTTATTAAAAAGCTATAT
This Gilliamella sp. ESL0443 DNA region includes the following protein-coding sequences:
- the rpsF gene encoding 30S ribosomal protein S6, which gives rise to MRHYEIVFMVHPDQSEQVPGMIERYTGTLTTDGGKIHRLEDWGRRQLAYPIEKLHKAHYVLMNVEATQEAVNELEDNFRFNDAVIRSLIMRTKHAVTETSPMLKAKDERRSSEEDYSDVNMDDDSEE
- the priB gene encoding primosomal replication protein N, with the protein product MIQKNNRLVLSGLVTKTPIKKMSPSGILHCQFYLEHVSEQIEAGFPRQAWCTMPVIVSGQQELSYSIKKGSKVLVSGFISTHTKRDKTSQLVLHADQIKLLGE